The Bombus terrestris chromosome 4, iyBomTerr1.2, whole genome shotgun sequence genome has a window encoding:
- the LOC100648856 gene encoding E3 ubiquitin-protein ligase HECTD1 isoform X1 has translation MADVDPETLLEWLSMGQGDERDMQLIALEQLCMLLLMSDNVDRCFECCPPRTFLPALCRIFLDELAPDSVLEVTARAITYYFDLSPECIRRVIAMEGAVKAICNRLSGAGLGSRTSRDLAEQCIKALELVCAREAGAVLEAGGLPCALCFIREHGALVHRDTLHSAMAVVTRLCGKVEPQDKSLPDCVEALSMLLRHEDAHVADGALRCFASLADRFSRRNTDPAPLASHGLVSELLYRLSNAAGPGTSIATTSGNPKTPPPSSTATTLPTPEANSCASVSTIISLLSTLCRGSPSITHDLLRSELPDAIEKALKGDERCALDSMRLVDLLLVLLFEGRSALGRNTGGGPSGPVLPRFRRPESAGEKSHRQLIDCIRSKDTDALIEAIDSGGIGVNFMDDVGQTLLNWASAFGTQEMVEFLCDRGADVNKGQRSSSLHYAACFGRPAIAKVLLRHGANPDLRDEDGKTPLDKARERVDEGHREVAAILQSPGEWMLPNQEHRKPETEAEFTEPKGDPEMAPVYLKRLLPVFCATFQSSMLPSIRKASLSLIRKMVHYIQPELLIETCGSDRMGSCGAMLVEVIANVLDNEEDEDGHLVVLQMIQDLMIKGKDEFLEHFARLGVFSKVAALAGPQEAVPEPEAESNQSEEQRMEDARELLIGRAYHWRDWCICRGRDCLYVWSDAAALELSNGSNGWFRFILDGKLATMYSSGSPEGGTDTSGKGRNTESLTTEENRGEFLEKLQRARSQVKPNSVSQPVLSRPGTTRLVVGNWALSSRKESELCIHNSDGQQQATILREDLPGFIFESNRGTKHSFTAETSLGPEFAAGWAGKRGKRLRSKIEAIKQKVKVQAQDIYECYFKAAQAQPRGVVAKLGTIVSQIEKACQKQQSGNREWRNILQSALEELKDLLNEEGRVSAYELHSSGLVQTLLSLLAAPPGPQPPTLRATKLRMQRIAVFKNCFHSKDANKEHNSAKILVHKLVSVLESIEKLPVYLYDTPGSGYGLQILTRRLRFRLEKATGESSLIDRSGRSLKMEPLSTIQQLENHLLKMVAKQWHDHDRSTFTFVKKLKDRNKITFKYQYDFDENGLLYWIGTNAKTCTEWVNPGQYGLVVVTSSNGRNLPYGHLEDILSRDPSALNCHTNDDRRAWFSIDLGVWIIPSAYTLRHARGYGRSALRNWMFQASKDGIIWTTLYAHVDDSSLNEPGSTASWTLEPPADETQGWRHLRLQQIGKNASGQTHYLSVSGFEVYGEVTGVCEDLGRAAREAEAGVRKQRRLIKAQVLRHLVAGARVARGLDWKWRDQDGVPPGEGTVTGELHNGWIDVTWDHGGSNSYRMGAEGKYDLRLVGTGLDTDSGTKSKNGGGVLTGRKSSSTPSLPDCTDTAMRGSVASTDQAASADNLAVKQAVESIAENVLSVARAEAVVAVTGEGGANSTSELSVVLHPRPDTTVTSDLATIVESLALNTDCPANSNSNRASSSSKPFFATVRGNKPGSGLLSLEATEVLDRVREGADRLRNNTNSFLSGELLSLVPVRISVSGELEENSLRIKSVQRHHSGITDAAKECSRDKEASSSTQNTAGGCPVVVTNPMSVSVPNLACSDANNTLEPTTASGLLETFTAMARRRTLGPTGGQHISSNSNAGSNSRGPNSVSSLVRLALSPNFPGGLLSTAQSYPSLTSSGQVAGSGVTTTTGPGLGQALTMSLTSTSSDSEQLWLQVSLEDFLESCGGIASSSASGGRTTGGPTLLTELEDDEDGVLEEEEDNDENDQEEDDEENEEEGEGCDGDYEDVMVSRNLLAAFVEEETPQNSKRRAWDDEFVLKRQFSALIPAFDPRPGRTNINQTTDLEIPPPGSETQSNTRSGSLPMPKLSLTLKGPGLPGVSDVELALTEPYASIFQQVQELMQLTELGSRQEKLRRIWEPTYTIIYKEAKDEESSGRATPVVTLYSRNTAQNSSVCSVEDVLQLLRHVYVLSTTHDDGKHIDYEELEESTCWVHPDDFTSKKITNKIVQQIQDPLALAAGALPNWCEELARSCPFLLPFETRRLYFSCTAFGASRSIVWLQTQRDAVLERQRAPGLSPRRDDIHEFRVGRLKHERVSVPRGEKLLDWAEQVMKVHASRKSILEVEFVGEEGTGLGPTLEFFALVAAELQRKDLGLWLCDDENSPDTDQSRVSGDQVRPPGYYVTRQSGLFPAPLPQDSAACDRAIRYFWFLGVFLAKVLQDNRLVDLPLSRPFLKLMCHGDITNNVNEKIGLSGVTQESISSSMSSSFISEEGEADTAYSSLEPLSWYTGLLDIEDLVLVDPVRGEFLKEVQTAIAKRDRTLSDGRNSTDEETTLNITHSSGMSVPIEDLSLTMTYSPSSKIFAYNQVELIEGGAEISVTMENAREYAETTINFCLDRGISRQLESFKSGFSKVFPMEKLHAFSPEEVRAMLCGEQNPQWTREDLLNYTEPKLGYTRESPGFQRFVNVLLSLTGPERKAFLQFATGCSALPPGGLCNLHPRLTVVRKVDAGSGGYPSVNTCVHYLKLPEYPTEEILKERLLAATRERGFHLN, from the exons atGGCTGATGTTGATCCTGAAACTCTATTGGAATGGCTCAGTATGGGCCAAGGAGATGAAAGAGACATGCAGTTAATTGCTTTAGAGCAATTGTGCATGTTATTGCTCATGTCTGATAATGTTGATCGATGCTTTGAATG ctgTCCTCCACGCACATTTCTTCCTGCAttatgtagaatttttttgGATGAACTTGCACCAGATAGTGTTTTAGAAGTGACAGCTAGAGCTATTACATATTACTTTGATCTTTCACCAGAATGTATACGCAGAGTAATAGCCATGGAAGGTGCTGTGAAAGCTATCTGCAATCGTTTATCTGGAGCTGGATTAGGTTCTAGAACTAGTAGGGACCTAGCTGAACAATGCATAAag GCATTAGAACTTGTCTGTGCAAGGGAAGCTGGTGCTGTGCTTGAAGCTGGTGGCCTCCCTTGTGCTTTATGCTTTATTCGGGAGCATGGAGCTCTTGTTCACAGGGATACACTACATTCAGCAATGGCTGTGGTGACCCGTTTATGTGGGAAAGTAGAACCTCAAGATAAATCTTTGCCAGATTGTGTTGAAGCTTTATCAATGTTACTTAGACATGAAGATGCACATGTTGCTGATGGAGCACTCCGTTGTTTCGCATCATTGGCTGATAGATTTTCAAGAAGAAACACGGATCCTGCTCCATTAGCCTCCCATGGATTAGTTTCTGAACTTCTGTATAg ATTATCAAATGCAGCAGGGCCTGGTACATCAATAGCAACTACTTCTGGAAATCCAAAAACACCTCCACCATCTAGTACAGCTACAACACTTCCTACTCCTGAAGCGAATTCTTGCGCATCTGTTTCTACTATAATTAGTCTTCTATCAACCCTTTGCAGGGGATCACCATCTATAACTCATGACCTTTTACGTTCTGAACTACCAGATGCGATTGAAAAAGCCTTAAAAGGAGATGAACGATGTGCACTTGATTCCATGAGATTAGTTGATTTATTGTTAGTTTTACTATTCGAAGGAAGATCAGCATTAGGCCGCAATACAGGCGGTGGTCCATCCGGTCCCGTGTTACCACGATTTAGGCGCCCAGAAAGCGCTGGTGAAAAATCTCACAGACAGTTGATTGATTGCATTCGGTCAAAGGACACAGATGCGTTAATAGAAGCCATAGATTCTGGAGGCATTGGGGTTAATTTTATGGATGATGTTGGACAAACATTGCTTAATTGGGCATCCGCATTCGGAACTCAAGAAATGGTTGAATTCTTGTGTGATAGAGGAGCAGATGTTAATAAAGGTCAAAGATCGTCTAGTCTGCATTATGCTGCTTGTTTTGGAAGACCAGCTATTGCTAAAGTATTACTTAGACATGGGGCAAACCCTGATTTGCGAGATGAAGATGGGAAAACGCCATTGGATAAGGCTAGAGAACGTGTAGATGAAGGTCATAGAGAAGTTGCCGCTATATTACAATCTCCCGGAGAATGGATGTTGCCAAATCAAGAACATAGGAAACCAGAAACAGAAGCAGAATTCACAGAACCAAAAGGTGATCCTGAAATGGCTCCAGTATACTTGAAAAGATTATTGCCAGTATTCTGTGCAACATTTCAGTCATCTATGTTGCCAAGCATTAGGAAAGCCAGTTTAAGTTTAATCAGGAAAATGGTGCATTATATTCAACCAGAATTACTTATTGAAACATGTGGTTCTGATAGAATGGGAAGCTGTGGTGCTATGCTTGTAGAAGTAATTGCCAATGTACTGGACAATGAG GAGGATGAGGATGGACACTTAGTGGTTTTGCAAATGATACAAGATTTGATGATAAAAGGCAAAGATGAATTTCTAGAACATTTTGCTCGTTTGGGAGTCTTTTCAAAAGTTGCTGCATTGGCTGGACCACAAGAGGCTGTTCCAGAACCAGAAGCAGAATCAAATCAATCTGAAGAACAAAGAATGGAAGATGCGAGAGAACTTTTAATTGGAAGAGCTTACCATTGGAGAGATTGGTGTATTTGTAGAGGTCGTGACTGCTTATATGTTTGGTCTGATGCAGCAGCTTTAGAACTATCAAATGGAAGTAATGGATGGTTTAGATTTATACTCGATGGAAAATTAGCAACAATGTATTCTAGCGGTAGTCCAGAAGGCGGGACAGATACATCAG GAAAGGGGAGGAACACAGAGTCGCTTACCACTGAAG AAAACCGTGGCGAGTTTTTGGAAAAATTACAAAGAGCGCGAAGTCAAGTTAAACCAAATTCTGTGAGTCAACCTGTACTTTCACGTCCTGGTACGACCCGCCTAGTGGTAGGAAATTGGGCATTATCTAGTAGAAAAGAGAGTGAATTATGCATACATAACAGCGATGGTCAACAACAAGCAACAATTTTACGAGAAGACTTACCAGGATTTATTTTTGAATCAAATCGTGGCACTAAGCATTCCTTTACAGCAGAAACAAGTTTGG GTCCAGAATTTGCAGCAGGTTGGGCTggtaaaagaggaaaaagattgAGATCTAAAATTGAAGCTATTAAACAAAAAGTTAAAGTACAAGCTCAGGATATTTATGAATGTTATTTTAAGGCTGCTCAAGCCCAGCCACGTGGAGTAGTTGCTAAACTAGGAACAATTGTTAGTCAAATAGAAAAAGCTTGTCAAAAACAACAATCGGGAAATCGAGAGTGGCGCAATATACTACAAAGTGCACTGGAAGAACTTAAAGATTTATTAAACGAGGAAGGGAGAGTTTCTGCATACGAACTTCATTCTAGCGGGCTTGTGCAAACTTTACTTTCATTATTAGCAGCTCCACCAGGACCACAACCACCTACATTACGAGCAACAAAACTCAGGATGCAAAGAATAGCAGTATTTAAAAACTGTTTTCACTCAAAAGACGCTAATAAGGAGCATAATTCTGCTAAAATTCTAGTCCATAAATTGGTTTCAGTTTTAGAATCTATTGAAAAATTACCTGTTTACTTGTATGATACACCAGGTTCAGGTTATGGCTTACAAATTTTAACAAGAAGATTGCGTTTTCGACTGGAAAAGGCAACTGGCGAAAGTTCTTTAATTGATAGATCTGGTCGAAGTTTAAAAATGGAACCATTAAGTACTATACAACAATTAGAAAACCATTTATTAAAAATGGTAGCAAAGCAATGGCATGATCACGATAGGTCAACGTTTACATTTGTTAAGAAACTAAAAGATAGAAATAAGAtaacttttaaatatcaatatgaTTTCGATGAAAATGGATTGTTATATTGGATTGGTACAAATGCAAAAACTTGTACCGAATGGGTTAATCCCGGTCAATATGGTTTAGTCGTCGTTACATCGAGTAATGGAAGAAATCTTCCATATGGCCACCTTGAAGATATCTTAAGTCGAGATCCATCAGCATTAAATTGTCATACAAACGATGATAGGCGTGCATGGTTTTCGATTGATTTAGGAGTTTGGATTATTCCAAGCGCTTACACATTGAGGCACGCAAGAGGCTATGGTAGAAGTGCCTTGCGGAATTGGATGTTTCAAGCATCAAAGGATGGTATTATTTGGACAACATTATACGCTCATGTAGATGATTCATCATTGAATGAGCCTGGTAGTACAGCTAGTTGGACATTAGAACCACCAGCTGATGAAACACAGGGCTGGCGTCATTTAAGATTACAACAAATTGGAAAGAATGCTTCTGGTCAAACACATTATTTATCTGTATCTGGATTTGAAGTTTATGGAGAAGTTACTGGAGTTTGCGAAGATTTGGGACGTGCAGCTAGAGAAGCTGAAGCTGGAGTTCGAAAACAACGAAGATTAATTAAAGCTCAAGTTCTTCGTCATTTAGTCGCTGGCGCTAGAGTGGCTAGAGGTTTGGACTGGAAATGGAGAGATCAGGATGGTGTCCCACCTG GCGAAGGCACAGTAACAGGGGAATTACACAATGGTTGGATAGATGTAACATGGGATCACGGTGGTTCTAATTCTTATAGAATGGGTGCAGAAGGAAAATACGACTTAAGATTAGTTGGTACCGGTCTTGATACGGATAGTGGAACAAAAAGTAAAAATGGTGGCGGAGTTTTAACAGGACGAAAATCCAGTAGTACTCCTAGTTTACCAGATTGTACTGATACTGCGATGCGTGGTTCAGTAGCTTCTACAGATCAAGCGGCAAGTGCGGATAATTTAGCAGTTAag CAAGCCGTTGAGTCGATAGCTGAAAATGTATTGTCGGTTGCTCGCGCTGAAGCGGTTGTTGCTGTAACCGGTGAAGGTGGGGCAAATTCAACAAGCGAATTGTCTGTTGTATTACATCCCAGGCCTGACACTACTGTGACAAGTGATCTGGCAACAATTGTTGAGAGTCTCGCCCTTAACACTGATTGTCCTGCCAATAGTAACAGCAATCGAGCATCTAGTAGTTCAAAACCATTTTTTGCAACTGTGCGAGGAAATAAG ccaGGGTCAGGCCTATTGAGTCTTGAAGCTACTGAAGTGTTGGATCGTGTCAGAGAAGGAGCCGACAGATTACGCAATAATACTAATAGCTTTTTGAGTGGAGAATTACTTAGTTTAGTGCCTGTTAGAATCAGTGTGTCAGGTGAACTAGAAGAGAATTCATTAAGGATTAAATCTGTTCAGAGGCATCACTCCGGAATTACTGATg CTGCCAAAGAATGTAGTCGGGACAAAGAAGCTAGCTCATCTACACAAAATACGGCAGGTGGATGTCCTGTTGTTGTTACCAATCCTATGTCTGTGTCTGTTCCTAACCTTGCTTGTTCTGATGCTAACAATACTTTGGAACCAACAACTGCATCTGGTTTATTAGAAACCTTCACTGCAATGGCGCGAAGACGAACATTGG gTCCTACAGGTGGACAACATATTTCTTCCAATTCTAATGCTGGTTCAAATTCACGTGGACCTAATTCTGTATCGAGTTTAGTTCGACTTGCCTTGAGTCCTAATTTTCCCGGTGGTTTACTTAGTACTGCTCAAAGTTATCCAAGTTTAACCAGCAGTGGTCAAGTAGCTGGTAGTGGTGTTACGACAACGACTGGACCCGGCCTAGGACAAGCACTTACAATGTCATTGACTAGTACAAGTAGTGATAGTGAACAG TTATGGCTACAGGTTAGTCTTGAAGATTTTCTGGAATCTTGCGGAGGTATTGCAAGTTCCAGTGCTAGTGGAGGTAGAACAACAGGTGGACCAACTCTTTTGACTGAATTAGAAGACGATGAAGATGGCGTccttgaagaagaagaagacaatGATGAAAATGATCAAGAA GAAGATgatgaagaaaatgaagaagaaggagaaggttGCGATGGTGATTATGAAGATGTAATGGTAAGTCGTAATCTTCTAGCAGCGTTTGTGGAAGAAGAGACTCCTCAAAATAGTAAGAGACGTGCGTGGGATGATGAGTTTGTTTTGAAACGGCAATTCTCTGCTCTGATTCCTGCCTTTGATCCACGGCCTGGACGAACTAATATTAATCAG accACTGATTTGGAGATTCCACCACCTGGTAGTGAAACTCAGTCAAATACACGCTCAGGCTCATTGCCAATGCCGAAACTTTCTTTGACACTAAAGGGACCAGGCCTTCCTGGGGTATCAGATGTTGAGCTAGCTCTTACAGAACCATACGCCAGCATTTTCCAACAAGTACAAGAATTAATGCAACTGACAGAATTGGGTAGTCGACaagaaaaattaagaagaaTATGGGAACCAACTTacac tataatatataaagaaGCAAAGGACGAAGAATCATCTGGAAGAGCAACACcagttgttacgttatattctcGTAATACAGCACAAAATTCTTCAGTATGTAGTGTAGAGGATGTATTGCAACTATTGAGGCATGTTTATGTATTAAGCACTACTCATGATGATGGTAAACACATCGATTATGAAGAACTTGAGGAATCAACATGTTGGGTTCATCCAGATGACTTTACttcaaagaaaattacaaaCAAGATAGTACAACAAATTCAAGATCCTTTAGCATTAGCTGCCGGGGCTCTACCAAATTGGTGTGAAGAACTAGCAAGAAGTTGTCCATTTTTATTACCATTTGAAACTAGACGATTGTACTTTAGTTGCACTGCCTTCGGAGCCTCGCGATCCATTGTGTGGCTTCAAACACAAAGGGATGCTGTTCTTGAAAGACAAAGAGCACCAGGTTTAAGCCCACGACGTGATGATATTCATGAGTTCCGCGTTGGGAGACTTAAACACGAAAGAGTTAGTGTACCTAGGGGAGAGAAACTATTAGACTGGGCAGAACAAGTAATGAAG gtACATGCAAGTCGGAAGAGCATACTAGAAGTGGAATTTGTGGGCGAAGAAGGAACTGGTCTTGGACCAACATTAGAGTTTTTTGCACTAGTTGCTGCAGAATTACAACGTAAGGACTTAGGTTTGTGGTTATGTGATGATGAAAACTCGCCTGATACGGATCAATCTCGAGTTTCTGGAGATCAGGTTCGACCTCCTGGATATTATGTAACTCGACAGAGTGGACTGTTTCCTGCTCCTTTACCACAAGATTCTGCAGCTTGTGATCGTGCTATTCGATATTTCTGGTTTTTGGGCGTGTTCTTGGCAAAAGTTTTGCAGGATAATAGATTAGTAGATTTACCATTATCCCGTCCTTTCCTAAAATTAATGTGTCACGGAGACATCACAAACAATGTAAATGAAAAGATTGGTCTTAGTGGTGTAACACAAGAAAGTATATCTTCAAGTATGTCGAGTAGCTTTATATCCGAAGAGGGTGAAGCAGATACAGCATACTCTTCGTTAGAACCACTTTCTTGGTATACTGGATTACTGGATATTGAAGATCTAGTACTTGTCGATCCAGTAAGAGGTGAATTCTTGAAAGAGGTACAAACGGCAATTGCCAAACGTGATAGAACGCTTTCCGATGGTCGTAATTCTACCGATGAAGAAACGACATTAAATATTACTCATTCATCCGGAATGTCAGTGCCTATTGAAGATTTGTCTTTAACTATGACATATTCTCCAAGTTCCAAAATCTTTGCATATAATCAGGTAGAATTAATAGAAGGAGGTGCGGAGATTTCAGTTACTATGGAAAATGCAAGAGAATACGCTGAGACGACAATTAATTTCTGTCTTGATCGAGGAATTTCAAGACAACTAGAATCGTTTAAATCTGGTTTTTCAAAAGTCTTCCCAATGGAAAAACTTCATGCTTTCAGTCCGGAAGAAGTAAGGGCTATGCTTTGTGGAGAACAAAATCCACAATGGACCAGAGAGGACCTGCTAAATTATACTGAGCCAAAACTAGGTTACACAAGAGAAAG TCCTGGTTTCCAAAGATTTGTCAATGTTCTACTTTCATTGACTGGTCCTGAAAGAAAGGCTTTCTTACAATTTGCTACTGGATGTTCAGCTTTACCTCCTGGGGGATTATGTAATTTACATCCTAGATTGACTGTTGTGCGGAAAGTAGATGCTGGTTCAGGTGGTTATCCCTCTGTTAACACCTGTgttcattatttaaaattaccAGAATATCCTACTGAAGAAATACTTAAAGAAAGACTCTTGGCAGCAACTAGAGAGAGAGGATTTCACTTAAATTAA